A single window of Acinetobacter wuhouensis DNA harbors:
- a CDS encoding ExeM/NucH family extracellular endonuclease: MKILKPHTLCLSLTLLGCSFPSYAQLMFSQYIDGTANRKGLEIYNPDGATVNLADYQIQQQSNGTTDKPVTFNLQGSIASKAKFLVGRSELQAELGNKVNQVAGLAFNGDDALVLLYKGVPVDRFGKVGEKPANNGWGTTISSYQNSLSRIKTSNNVTSVDPTANFDLDSEWTKWSDRNAFSTYLGATTTTPPVSSVSCSTADTPIADLQSATQNQQYVVRGIITADYRYDNGFSGFYIQTQDSKAKPNLTNAIFVYLPAGSTITGGKVGEEVIFKGRLTSYQNQLQLDQLSSNIETCNNQASNLVSATPLQLPFTSLTDTNGNVPKRYQGMLVKIPQTLTVSENYNYGRYGELSLSLGRLYIPTNLYPAKSTEAVNLAKQNLLSKIILDDGYNNQNRTPWLPQNFNALNTLRAGYQVKNVEGILEYRFNAWRIQPIQSKALPEILKDSNPRTATILAKESKQIRVSSFNVLNYDNGLEKGFPTERGASSKAEFDKQHAKIVSAMKTIDADVYGLMEIANNGYGENSAVAYLTKALGADWKYVIPPNSAKLGTDAIAVAIIYNSKRVKPVGVPVIYDDLTQKNRVTMAQSFQGVNGGKLFTVVPNHLKSKGSCPEDTKSVDANQGDGQGCWNATRLTAVQKLMQWIATNPTKAEKPNYLLVGDMNSYAKEDPILALEKANYKVLLNDEKVGQGKSAYSYVFGVASDADGYGGAGNLDHAIADVNLYPMVKRAFAWHINADEPTALDYNEDYKTSEQITAFYNADAFRSSDHDPVIVDLDLNNETTSTSKSSGGSTGLWSLLGLMMLTVSSVVMRSRKK, encoded by the coding sequence ATGAAAATACTAAAACCTCATACACTATGTTTAAGCTTAACGCTGTTAGGTTGCTCATTTCCAAGCTATGCACAATTGATGTTTAGCCAATATATTGATGGTACAGCCAATCGCAAAGGTCTGGAAATTTATAATCCTGATGGTGCAACAGTCAATCTTGCAGATTATCAAATTCAGCAACAAAGCAACGGCACAACAGATAAGCCTGTGACCTTTAATTTACAAGGCAGTATTGCGAGCAAAGCTAAATTTTTAGTTGGTCGCTCTGAGCTTCAAGCTGAACTTGGAAATAAAGTTAATCAAGTGGCTGGTTTAGCTTTTAATGGTGATGATGCCTTGGTACTTTTGTATAAAGGCGTACCTGTTGATCGTTTTGGTAAAGTGGGTGAGAAGCCTGCCAATAATGGTTGGGGTACAACGATTTCAAGCTATCAAAACAGTTTAAGTCGTATCAAAACCAGTAATAATGTGACTTCTGTCGATCCGACTGCAAACTTTGATTTGGACAGTGAATGGACAAAATGGTCAGATCGTAATGCATTTAGCACATATTTAGGGGCTACAACCACGACACCGCCTGTAAGTTCAGTCAGTTGTAGTACAGCAGATACACCGATTGCTGATTTACAATCAGCAACCCAAAATCAGCAATACGTGGTTCGTGGCATCATTACAGCGGATTACCGTTATGACAATGGTTTTTCAGGTTTTTATATTCAAACCCAAGACAGTAAAGCGAAGCCAAATTTAACCAATGCGATCTTTGTTTATCTTCCTGCAGGAAGTACCATCACAGGTGGTAAAGTCGGTGAAGAGGTGATTTTTAAAGGGCGTTTAACCTCTTATCAAAATCAATTACAACTCGATCAACTCAGTAGCAATATCGAAACGTGTAATAATCAAGCTTCAAATCTTGTGAGTGCAACGCCATTACAATTACCATTTACAAGTTTAACTGATACCAATGGTAATGTGCCAAAACGCTACCAAGGCATGTTGGTTAAAATTCCTCAGACTTTAACGGTGAGTGAAAACTATAATTATGGTCGCTATGGTGAACTCTCATTAAGTTTGGGGCGTTTATATATTCCAACCAATTTATATCCTGCAAAATCGACAGAAGCGGTAAATCTTGCAAAACAGAATTTATTATCCAAAATTATTTTAGATGACGGTTATAACAATCAAAATAGAACACCGTGGTTACCTCAAAATTTTAACGCACTCAATACATTACGCGCAGGTTATCAGGTTAAAAATGTCGAAGGGATTTTAGAGTATCGCTTCAATGCATGGCGTATTCAACCGATTCAAAGCAAAGCATTACCCGAGATTTTGAAAGATTCAAATCCTCGAACAGCGACGATCCTTGCAAAAGAGAGCAAGCAAATTCGTGTGTCTTCTTTTAACGTTCTGAACTATGACAATGGTTTGGAAAAAGGTTTTCCTACAGAACGTGGTGCATCATCTAAAGCAGAGTTCGATAAGCAACACGCCAAGATTGTCAGTGCAATGAAAACCATCGATGCTGACGTTTATGGGTTAATGGAAATTGCCAATAACGGCTATGGTGAAAATAGCGCAGTAGCTTACTTAACGAAAGCTTTGGGTGCGGATTGGAAATATGTGATTCCACCAAACAGTGCGAAATTAGGTACAGATGCGATCGCAGTTGCAATTATTTATAACAGTAAGCGAGTAAAACCAGTGGGTGTACCCGTCATTTATGATGATTTAACACAGAAGAATCGTGTCACGATGGCACAGTCTTTCCAAGGTGTGAATGGTGGGAAATTATTTACAGTTGTCCCAAATCATTTAAAGTCTAAAGGCAGTTGTCCTGAAGACACTAAATCAGTCGATGCCAATCAAGGTGATGGGCAAGGCTGTTGGAATGCAACACGTTTAACTGCGGTGCAAAAACTGATGCAATGGATAGCGACTAATCCAACCAAAGCGGAAAAGCCAAACTATTTATTGGTTGGGGATATGAACAGTTATGCCAAAGAAGATCCAATTTTGGCATTAGAGAAAGCCAACTATAAAGTGCTTTTAAATGATGAAAAAGTTGGGCAGGGTAAGTCTGCTTATAGCTATGTATTTGGCGTTGCAAGTGATGCGGATGGTTATGGTGGTGCAGGGAATCTAGATCATGCGATAGCTGATGTAAATCTATATCCAATGGTGAAACGTGCGTTTGCATGGCATATCAACGCCGATGAACCTACAGCACTAGACTATAATGAAGATTATAAAACATCTGAACAAATTACAGCCTTCTATAATGCTGATGCTTTCCGTTCTTCGGATCATGATCCAGTGATTGTGGATTTAGATTTAAATAATGAAACTACTTCAACGAGTAAAAGTAGTGGTGGTAGTACAGGATTGTGGTCATTACTGGGTTTAATGATGTTAACTGTAAGTTCTGTTGTGATGCGTTCAAGAAAGAAATAA